aataacaaaACTAATTATATAGACTTATATCAGAATAAGACAGTCTCACAGTTGatttaagaaaaacaaataacaatatataataagaatgttacaaaaataattaaggaaGAGTATGTTAAACACGTTGTTTGGCATGGCCATTGGGCTAGCTACGTAACTTGTAAGCACTTGGAAGCCAAGCAACCAAAATGTGGTGGGGAAGTTGGAGGGTGGAACCCATCAATCAAACCCAACTTTCCAGGGAAGCAAATATCCCCATATCCCCAATTATACCATTAGCGTAATTTAATACTCCTACTGTCCTACATATATCTCAATTAATTTGCTCTATTTTTTATTCAGTCTGGTTTGTATGAGACCGACTCATGATGAAAtgacttcaaaacaaaaagcttataagctattttttttattgggctatttaactcaAATATGAGGCATGTCACACGGTGAGATCCTCtttgtgttttttattttagttcgtTTTAATAAATACTTTTATTTGTACATTTGAATATGACGGTATTTTAAATAAACTCGATACCCGATCTTGTAACTGAATCCGACTTTAAAAATGTACTcataaaaaaccaaataaaaatgaGATCCAATTTTGAATCAACCTGAAACATATGACCTAAATTCGACCGATAAACACTTCTAACTCtatcttattttcaaataaCGAACTATTTTAATCTATCAtactatttttttagttttggtACTAATCGCAAAAATATGATTATTTGGTGGGACACATAAGTAATtttatatatcatttttaaaaGTCATTTTTTTCCCAGCCTTTAAGGGTACATGACTATATATAATAACCCCAATCACATATTACTACCAAAATTCATCACAAAAATCCCAAAAATTACTATAATTAGATTACTAAAAATGGATGAATCATGGCGGAAGAGGATGGGAATCTCGGCCACCGGTTCGACATCGAGAGATAGAGCTCTTGAACCGCAAGATTTCTACGACGTTTTTGGGGGCCCACCGAGAAGTTTACTATCAAGGAAACTATCGGCTGATTTCTCCGGTAACGATTGGTTTTATAATGAGATATTTAAGGAACCGGAATCTGAATCTCCGGTAATAATATCCGGTCGCAGGTTACCAGGCTATGTTATTCCTGATAGAAGAAAGTCAAAGAGTAGACAtacaaagtcaaagtcaatgtcaaTATCAAGGTCAAAGTCAACGTGTTCTTCAGTGATGAGCTTTGATGAGTTAAATGAACTTAATGATTTTGGGTCAGCTATTGTTATTGGGGATAATGAAGATGTTGCTCTTTCTTCTTTCACTTCAAGGCTTAGGTGAgtctaataaataaaaaaagttttattcATACATGTTATTTTCGCCGTCAAAAGTATTTGATAGTCCCTTTGTCAATATAAAATCTAAAAAGCATCATCTGATTCAAGGAGTTTTCACATATTTGAGTTAAATGATGTAATCTCATAAGAGCATAGGGTAATGTTTTTTACAATTGACCGTTAATGacttttattggtttttttttttatttttttactaaaatctactgttttagttttatttatatatcCTCTATTCCaaaatacttacaatatttgACATTTTACGTACTTCAATGTATtactttaatctttaatatttttatttatgtatgataaaaataatataaaaagtgaatattaataattcttatattaagacgaattcaataagatctcactttattatgttttaacttaaattttaaaacaaaatacaatTAATGAGATGAAAGAAAATTACACAAGTCCTTTTTGGAATAGAGGAAGATATGTTACTTCATGTTATTTGATTATGCTCCTATGTTCTAACCATTTAGTTTCATTGGCTGCACGGAAACTAAAAATAACGTATTGAGTGTTAGAATAGTGGGTatataaaagtaaaagaaataGTATAAAGAGTAAAAGTTGTGTGATCATATTCAAAAATAAGTGGGCAAATTTATatatagacttaaataaaataaggCAAATCCAATATAAAAcagaatataatatattagaaaattGGGCTTTTAATATGATAAGAAAAGTCTTAATACTATAAAGGAAAAGAGCttaaatattacttcattagcaataattttcttaagttgacttttattttctgatttctaccaaaacttttaaatttgctatgatttatgattttcaGGCCAATCAATGTACCAAGTAGATGGACAACACCATCCATTTCAGAGATGCCCAAATCTGatcaaaataaacatgaatTCCCTTCATTTGAATTGATACCAAATGAATGTGATGAGTATATGAATACAATACAAAGTTTCAATTATGGTTACCCCCAAAGTGGGAAGTTTATAAAGGGACAAGATGAAATGCAAGTATCCCCATCTTCCCCTTCGAATGTACACTTAAAAAATGATCATAATATTGAAGCAAACAATAACCATGAAGATATAGATATTGGTGAAGCAATTGCTTGGGCTAAAGAGAAGTTTCATGGTTGGAGCTCACATAATAATGCACAAGAATGTTGAGAAATGGATTGTATTTCAGTTGAAATATGTATCACTTTCTTTGGATTAGATCTTAAATTCATTTTCGCTGCCTCATTCTTTTCCCTTGGTCTACCatgtattataaaaaaatgCACAAGAaagtttattaaataaataagagagTTGTTTTTTTCAATGAAATTCATGGGCAAAATGATTTTTTGACTATATGTTGGGTTTGGAGGAGGTTATGTTTGGGTGATATTCATATGCATGTgtaaaaaattaactttactttttttttaaaaaaatttcttgttAGATCCTTGATAAATAAGCATTGTGAGGTATGCTTgaattgagtgtaaatatttaaggggtgaaaaaaagtcaaagtaagaaaatgaagttgataaatgagaaattagtgaaatttaattGTTGTAGTGGTGAAAGAATGGTTGCAAagtgatgaaaaatgaagaaaactCTCAATTTTGTGGGTTAAATATTTATCCCAGGGGAGGATGGGAAATGTATTACCTCCATAATAGGAaaaatcatcttctttttccatcattatttttatttcatggtCAATTTACCTTCTTCACAACTATTTCAACTACTTTAAATGCATCTCTATTTGCCTTCATTTCattaatttgactttattttcttccttaaatatttacactcaattcAAGTATGTCCTAAAGGTGTAAAAAGTCTTTCTAAACTCAGAAGATTATTTCAATTACAAGAATGAATACGGTTTTCTatgaatattgttattgttggcCCATTAACCATTA
This genomic stretch from Amaranthus tricolor cultivar Red isolate AtriRed21 chromosome 9, ASM2621246v1, whole genome shotgun sequence harbors:
- the LOC130823948 gene encoding uncharacterized protein LOC130823948 encodes the protein MDESWRKRMGISATGSTSRDRALEPQDFYDVFGGPPRSLLSRKLSADFSGNDWFYNEIFKEPESESPVIISGRRLPGYVIPDRRKSKSRHTKSKSMSISRSKSTCSSVMSFDELNELNDFGSAIVIGDNEDVALSSFTSRLRPINVPSRWTTPSISEMPKSDQNKHEFPSFELIPNECDEYMNTIQSFNYGYPQSGKFIKGQDEMQVSPSSPSNVHLKNDHNIEANNNHEDIDIGEAIAWAKEKFHGWSSHNNAQEC